A stretch of the Haloarchaeobius salinus genome encodes the following:
- a CDS encoding glutamate--cysteine ligase translates to MYTLRIGVELELWVVDEAGRLCDGTDITEAHRQIEPEFIDPLIEVKTEPHTSERGLRRDLQSTLQTAVLAAERASKRLVPLGTPLTTSDAPANCERGRAFETIYGSGVQSAKNCAGTHIHFEQENVLDQLNLLTALDPALALVSSSAYYTGIRGPNSARALVYRTVCGDEFRCYTDLWDYADSLAEWRDRVDEKYDRFKQLAAERGVSPETVEELFTPEDTVLNPVRLRECQPTVEWRAPDATLPSQIIRLATDVENLVSHTQTASVEYGTPTIERDRIRIPEFEALRELSREAIESGLESPDVDSYLRDLGFDTAAYEPLSSSLSGPQKLSDSEARTRRLQQAGRLKADVQKLADREPGYSMSPA, encoded by the coding sequence ATGTACACACTACGCATTGGTGTCGAACTGGAACTGTGGGTCGTCGACGAGGCGGGACGACTGTGTGACGGGACGGACATAACCGAAGCACACCGGCAGATAGAGCCCGAGTTCATCGACCCGCTCATCGAGGTGAAGACGGAACCGCACACGAGCGAACGTGGCCTGCGACGCGATCTTCAGTCGACGCTTCAGACGGCGGTCCTGGCCGCGGAGCGCGCCAGTAAACGCCTCGTTCCGCTCGGTACGCCGTTGACCACGTCGGACGCCCCGGCGAACTGCGAGCGTGGCCGCGCCTTCGAGACCATCTACGGCAGCGGCGTCCAAAGCGCGAAAAACTGCGCCGGAACGCACATCCACTTCGAGCAGGAGAACGTCCTCGACCAGCTCAACCTCCTGACTGCGCTTGACCCGGCACTCGCGCTGGTGAGTTCCTCGGCCTACTACACCGGGATACGCGGACCAAACTCGGCGCGCGCACTCGTATACCGGACGGTCTGTGGAGACGAGTTCCGCTGTTACACCGACCTGTGGGACTACGCGGACAGCCTCGCGGAGTGGCGCGATCGCGTCGACGAGAAGTACGACCGGTTCAAGCAGCTGGCTGCCGAAAGAGGTGTGTCCCCCGAGACGGTCGAGGAACTGTTCACGCCCGAGGATACGGTGTTGAACCCAGTCCGGCTTCGAGAGTGCCAGCCGACTGTCGAGTGGCGGGCCCCGGACGCCACGCTCCCCAGCCAGATTATCCGACTCGCGACCGACGTCGAGAACCTCGTCTCGCACACACAGACGGCTTCGGTCGAGTACGGAACGCCGACGATCGAGAGGGACCGTATCCGGATCCCGGAGTTCGAGGCTCTCCGTGAACTGAGCCGAGAAGCGATCGAATCCGGGCTCGAATCCCCGGACGTCGATTCGTATCTCCGGGATCTGGGCTTCGATACCGCGGCGTACGAGCCACTCTCGTCCAGCCTCTCCGGGCCGCAAAAGCTCAGCGACTCGGAGGCGCGAACGCGACGGTTGCAACAGGCCGGTCGACTGAAAGCGGACGTCCAGAAGCTGGCCGACAGGGAACCGGGGTATTCGATGTC